DNA from Mustela lutreola isolate mMusLut2 chromosome 6, mMusLut2.pri, whole genome shotgun sequence:
accctaaagatacaaacgtagtgatccaaaggggcacgtgtacccgaatgtttatagcagcaatgtccacaatagccaaactatggaaagaacctagatgtccatcaacagatgaatggatcaagaagatgtggtatatatacacaatggaatactatgcagccatcaaaagaaatgaaatcttgccatttgcgacaacatggatggaactagagcgtatcatgcttagcgaaataagtcaagcggagaaagacaactatcatatgatctccctgatatgaggaagtggtgatgcaacatgggggcttaagtgggtaggagaagaatcaatgaaacaagatgggattgggagggagacaaaccataagtgactcttaatctcacaaaacaaactgagggttgctggggggagggggtttgggagaatggcgtggtattatggacattggggagggtatgtgctttggtgagtgctgtgaagtgtgtaaacctggtgattcacagacctgtacccctggggataaaaatatatgtttataaaaaataaaaaaattaaaaaaaaagaaattatttcttattgCTTTACACTAATTATTTATCCCTTGTTGCATATTTGGAGAACTATAAAAAGGTTAGCAGCACATAAGCATTTCCTCTAGGGTGTGGATTCCTAAAAAAGATAACGTCAAATGAGAAAACCTAATTTTCTCTAGGGTGAGGTTTAAAGCCCATTGACATGCATACATGTCACCACACAATCCAACCAATAAGAGCAGAAACAGCATCCAAGAAACTCAATGCATAAAATACCCAGTTGTGTTATTATGAGAACAAATTGGCAGAGATGAACCTGATTGGCTGGTGGCTGGGAATTCTCGGCTCTGTCTCCACGGTCCAAGTCTGCCTTAATCTCTGCAGTGGTTGGTATTATCTGGTGTAGGGCTCTACTCTGCTGCAATATGAAGGGGATGATTCCAGGCTCTGTGGACAACCAGGGCAGGAATCTACTGAACAGAGGACACCCACGTGCTTAGCTTCCTTAATATACCTCTCCTTCCGCTGCAGAACTTCAGGTACAGGACAGAGTGGGAAAAGGAAGCTAGTCATTCACTAGTAATTCACTTTGTCTGAGGATGCACAAGTCTTGTGCTACTGCAAAACTCCTTACGGAACTCCAGAGAGCTCAAAGTTTAACAACCTGCAATTATGGaaccccccctccttttttaaaaattttattttaataaattcattgACCAGTATAATGCTGGGGGGGCTTGAAAAATGTCAGTTAAAGAGCACCACATCCAGATTCTTGGTCTAGCTGGTAGTTAGAAGACAACAAGCAAGAGAAAGATTTTATCTAATAAGTTTTagaagccacctgggtggctcagtcagtcaagcatcccattcttgatttcagctcagatcattatattgatctcaggggcatgggaTCCAACActgtgtcaggttccatgctcagtgcagagtctgcttgagattctttttctttcctctccctcggcccctctccccactcaaaCACAtgcactctaaaataaataaataatacccttTTAAAAAGTTCAGTGAGTAAtacaaaatatacttttattattcAGTTCAATCATCATCTGTAGCATAGGAACTGATGATAATACTGATGATTTTTAGTGGTAGTCCTCATAGAATCATTTCTGAGAGTCAACTATTAAGGATAAAACTACCTTTCTACTCTAAACATCCTGCCTTTTCTTGAAtctcatgaaataaaaaattatttttaaattctggaatTATATTCTACTTAGCAGATTACTTTGTAACTTCTTGAATATTTCTCCTTATAATGGTATTCCCAACTGCACATATATAAAGCAtgcaactatatatatatatatgtatatatatatatatatatatatatatatacatatatatatatatagttttttctcAAGGGTGAGGTTTAAAGCCCAttgacatatacatacatatacatatgcatatacatatatatatacacatatatccatGAAACCATTACCACAATCAACACAATGGACATACCCTTCACCCCAAGAGTTTCACCATGTCCCTTTGCAATCTCTTCCTCTTGTCCCCTCCCATTTACCTCCTCCACTGCACCATACCCATCCCTAGGCAACTATTGATTGAGGTCCTTTCACTAAAGttgagtttgcattttctagaattttatataaatgaaattatgccATATGTTCACTCTGTCTTATAGGCTTCTTCCGCATATTATAATTACTTTGACATTCATCTACAGTATTGTATGTATCAatggttcattcctttttttaaagtgttcctattgggtttttaatttaattccagtatagttaacacaaagtgctatattagtttcaggtgtacaatatagtgattcaacatttctatacattGTTCAGCTCTTattgagttcattcttttttattattaaatagtaCTCCACTATATAGCTATACCACTGTTTGGTTATCCATTCTTTTGTTGGTGGATATTTGGATTGTGTCTAGGTTTcggttattacaaataaaattcctATAAACATTCAACAAGTCTTGCATAAATATGTTTTCAATTTCTCTTGGATAAGTACCTTGTAGTAGAATGGCTGGATCATATCATTGGGTAGTTGTAACTATTAAAGAAATGACCAGACTGtttttctaaagtggttgtacTGTATTGATTCTATAGATAAATTTGGGGGAGTTAACATTTCAATAATATTGAAATGTTGGTCCCATGAAaccatatatttttctatttgtttaggtttttaatttctcttgccAATGTTTTGTACTTTTCATTATATGAGTCTTGAACACATTCTTTAGAGTTATCCTTaactatttcatattttcatgcaATTTTACATGGTTTTGCTCTCTAAGTCCATTTTCAATTGTCATTGATAGTGCATAGTCACACAAGAGTATTTTATCTTGATCTTGAAACCTGTATCCTAGCTCAcctcccttaatattttttttgtagttttttcaCAGATTCTATCAAATTTTCTGTGTAGGTGATCATGCTatttgtgaataaagttttacttcttccttcccagtcaGGATGCTATTTttccatatgtatgtatgtattactGGTTCTTTTGCACTGTCTAGAAACTTTAGAGAAAGTTCAAATAGAGtaaatttagtttttaatattaGGCATAGTGTTAACTgtagggatttttttaaatttttttattttttaaatttcttttcagtgtaccagaatttattgtttatgcaccacacccagtgctccatgcaatatgtgccctccataatacccaccaccaggctcatacaacttcccatccccctgccccttcaaaaccctcagattgtttttcagagtccatagtctctcatggttcatctccccctccaatttccctcaactcccttctcctctccatctccccatgtcctccagatTTTGTAGAGAACTTTTATCAAGTTAAGGATGTTCCCTTGTAATTCTAGTTTTCCCAGAGTTGTTTAAATCAgcagttgagaaaaaaaaaattttaatcaggaattGAAGTTGTACTtcataaaatgctttttctgcatctattgagatgattagtttttctgttttagtGTGCTGATGTGGTGATTTACACTAATTGTCGAACATTAAACCAATCTTGCATTCCAGAGATAAATACCACTTGATTGATTATCTTTTATCATTTCACAGTATTATTGGGATCCATTTGCTAaatttttgtttaggatttttgcatccatgttcctGAAGAATATTGGTCTATGGTTTTCTTGTATTGCCTTTGATTTTGATATTAGGATCATTCTGGTTTCATAGAGTGAGTTGGAAAGTAATCCTCAATTATCAGCTTTCTGAGAGTTTATGTACAATCAgtatcatttcttccttaaatagtAGAATTCACGGGCGAAGTTAGTGGAGGctagagttttctttgtgggaatgtttttaactacaaatttaattttttcaatagatacagggctattaaagttatttatttcttcttgagttttaGTAGTGTGTGCCTTTCAAAAAATCTGCCCATTTAAGTCAGTAGTTCTCAACATGGGGCAGTATTATTCTTTCTCACCTATGgggcatttggcaatgtctagaaatatttttcattgttaaaacTGGGAAGTGGGACATGGTATTAACATCTAGTAGGTAAAATTCAGGGATACTGCAAAATATTCTACAATCCACAAGATAGCCCTCAGAAggaagaattatctggcccaaaataTTACCAATGTTGAGGGTGAATAACTTTGATGTATGTTACTGAATTTACTAGCATAAAGTTGTTAACAATATTCCatcattatctttttaatatctttggAGTTTAAAGTGATACCATTTCTCTCATTcttgatattagtaatttgtgtcttctcttttttcttcctgaattatTGTTTGACTGGAAGTTTATCAATTATTGATTTATTCAAAGAAACAGTTTTTGCCTTCATTAGTTTTCTCTGTTTTACCATTTtagatttcattgatttccacactgatttatttcctgttttccatGTACTTAACATTTCATTAAtctcatttttctactttttttaagCCTAAGCTAAGATTATAACTTGAGATCATTCTTGTTTTCTAGTATTGGCATTTGATGTGAGAAAATTTTCCTTATATACTGCTTTAACAATAGACAGTGCATTTTggtacattttaaacattttcatttagtttaaatgttttctaatttccctttaatTCTTTGACTCAgtttatttagaagtgtgttatttctaaatattgattttttttcctaaagatgttATCAATAcctaatttaattcctttttcatCAGAGAGCACACCTTATATCATTTGAATCCTTTTAAACTTAATGAGACTTGTTTTATTTCCCAGAATATGGTATACGTTACACAAaattccatgtacacttgaagaGAATGGGTATTCTATTTTGCAGTGTGGAGTGTTTTATATATTCAATTACATCAAGTTGTTTAATAGTATTGTTCAATTCTTTTacatccttactgattttctgtcaaTATTCTACCAATTACTGAAAGAGGAATATTGGAATGTGACTATAATTGTGACTTAATCAGattttgctttgtgtattttgaagcTTTGTTATTTGGtgcataaatcttaaaattttgtaTCCCCTGGGTGAAGTGACCCCTTTGATCATTATAATTGCATTCCTTATTCCTGGTATTCTCAGTCtgaagaaattttctttctttcttttttttttttttgtattgaaagtagtatttttttttgagttaaaaGTATTTACAAAAACCTAAGACATACTTCATGAAACTGGTACAAACTGTTTTTCCTGCCATTGGTTTTTGCTTTAAAGATCACagctgagaaataaaataaaaaatagtattgtTCAGAAAAGTACTTTATTGTTCTAATTTCCAATTGGTTGTATTCACAGAAATatttacaatggaaaaaaaggTTACTTTGAAACTTTAATATGCAAGTCAGCCTCAAGTATCCTAAAAGGCAGAATTCTTTAAGGGTTAAAGACACACAAATGCAGTTGGTGAGGCAATTTCTCCAcctcttccccccaccaaaaTCTGCATCTCTGTCAGCCCCTGAGAATTAGTTATTATGTAAAAAACAAAGCAACTGTTAAACAGTGTTCTTGTTCTTGTCCTAAATCATgtctcttgggtaaatatttcTTCCATGGTTTTTGACAGCAGGTGCATTTATTGATTAGTTGATTGACTCAggaatcctgttttgttttgttttgttttttaatggatgcTTGGTACTAAATGTTGTCTTTGTTGTGTTTTAATTCTTCTCAACTTTTTTGTACCAATAAATAACTTATTACAATGTTCTTATGAATCAAGGACATCATTTTCATCTTCTGAGCACTGGATTAACATATTTGTAGTCATCACTGATAACAATAAAAATGTGTGTCAGAAGTTATAACGATCCAAATTACAATGGAGGTCAGTTTGGGGCAATCAATCCATCATTATCTCTTATATGAATGATGTAAACCCCTGCCAATTTCAAAGTTCTCACACTCTTTTGCATCTTCATTGTTGTAGGTTTTGTCTTCTTAAACATATGTCAGCTTGTACCATATTtactacttaaaaatattaagattcaGTGGTTCTCCATATATGGCACAATACAGTGGTTCTAGTTGAATAAAATACAATTCCATATAGCTGTGAAGGCTCTTTTCTACGTAGTGCGAACCACACCTTCTGGTCTTCTCTTTCCCATGTCCCAAAGCAGATGATCTGGTCCTGACAAGGCTGCTTGCATGTCAACTCTCCTTGTTCTTTTTATAGAATTCCCTCCACTCCTCTATCCCTGGGAAACTCCTACTCTATCCTTTAGGTCTATCTCAAATATCTTTTCTGTGAACCTTCCTAGCTTTCTCCAGACTCAAGGATCCCTGAGAAGTGATTTGCAACTAAGGTtacatattagaatcacctggagagattttaaaaaataccagtgtCTAGATCAGTTAATAGCATAGTAATTCCTGGTGCACAATAGATCCTTAATGAATATTTCCAAGCAATAAagctattaaataaaatgaaaacaaacaaatgtatcTTAAGAACAtttagaacagttttttttttttttttaagattttatttagttgtcagagagagaaaggaagggagcaaccacacaagtaggaggagaggcaggcagagagagatgcagggtctccactgagcagggagcctgatgtgggcttcaatcctaggaccctgggatcataacctaatgtgaaagcagacgcttacctgactgagccacccagatgtctctAGAATAGTTTTATAGTAATGGCTATTAATGCTAATAGGATAATGTTATTTATTCAACTTAGAGGCATTATTACATGGAAAAATTCATTATGGAAATTACATTTCCATATGGAAATTTCATTACATGGAAAAATTCATAAAACTATGATAAAGCACTTTATCCACATTTAGCATTAACTAAAAGATCAGAGTCATTGGAATAGATAGCTTAGAaagcaaaattttcttttgtagGAAATTAATGAGTAAGGCTTTTGGAAGGAGATGTTAATTGATatgtaaaaaagtttttttttccctcacgcTCTTCAAAAGGTAATTTAcctaaagagaagagaaatattatGGAAATAAAATTGATACATTTTAGATCTTTGTTTTCTATTACTTTAACAACCCTTTGAAAATGTGGTATTAACTAATGCTGCATTTACTGGAACATTCTTTGTGCCATAGAAGCAAATATTCGTAGACCAAGTAATGTTGAAACTATCTGGGAACTGAAAAGCTGGTactaaatttttctataaatttgacgTATGTGTAAAACAAATGttaacaaatacaaaaagtaCTTGTAGATCTCTTTTAGGAGATTTTCAATACTAGAAAAATATAACAGAAGATCAGGGATATACGTAACAGGTTAGCCGATTTGGTTATGTGTGAAAATGATCCTAAAGGTGCCTCGGCTTGATATTTATGTAGTATTTTGGTGTGATTCGCAAGATTTATTCTGGGATTTCACTTTCAAAGGAGCAATAAGTGACTGACAAAAGATATGTTATTACTCTGCATCATTCACAGTGCTTGGCCTTGGCTTCCTTGTGAAGCAGTTTTTTCTTAGAGTTTCTGTGACAAGGACCTAAGTGACAGTCTATTACCAGACCCTCAAGGAAAGAGGTCATGAGAGAAATTTGCTACCCCAGGTCATTTATATGTCTGTTAGGCTTGAAGAGATTTGACCTGCCACAGAGCATTGCTTcagattttttcattctttagaaggaaacTGAAGGATAGTAACCAAATTCTacaaaaaacttatcaaactcgcTCTCTCGGTCCCATATTGAACTCGAGTTGGAAGAGGCGAGTCCGGTCTCAAAATGGAGGTAAAACCGCCGCCCGGTCGCCCCCAGCCCGACTCTGGCCATCGCCGCCGCCGCCAGGGGGAGGAGGGCCATGATCCAAAGGAACCAGAGCAGTTGAGAAAACTGTTTATTGGTGGTTTGAGCTTTGAAACTACAGATGATAGTTTaagagaacattttgaaaaatggggTACACTTACAGATTGTGTGGTGATGAGACACCCCCAAACAAAACGTTCCAGGGGTTTTGGTTTTGTGACTTACTCTTGTGTTGAAGAGGTGGATGCAGCAATGTGTGCCCGACCACACAAGGTTGATGGGCATGTAGTGGAACCAAAGAGAGCTGTTTCTAGAGAGGATTCTGTAAAGCCTGGTGCCCATCTAACGGTGAAGAAAATTTTTGTTGGTGGTATTAAAGAAGATACAGAAGAGTATAATTTGAGAGACTACTTTGAAAAGTATGGCAAGATTGAAACCATAGAAGTTATGGAAGACAGGcagagtggaaaaaagagaggattTGCTTTTGTAACTTTTGATGATCATGATACAGTTGATAAAATTGTTGTTCAGAAATACCACACTATTAATGGGCATAATTGTGAAGTGAAAAAGGCCCTTTGTAAACAAGAAATGCAGTCTGCTGGATCACAAAGAGGTCGTGGAGATGGATCTGGCAACTTCATGGGTCGTGGAGGGAACTTTGGAGGTGGTGGTAACTTTGGCAGTGGTGGAAACTTTGGTGGAAGAGGAGGctacagtggtggtggtggtggcagcagaGGTAGTTATGGAGGAGGTGATGGTGTATATAATGAATTTGGAGGTGATGGTGGCAACTATGGTGGTGGTCCTGGTTATAGTAGTAGAGGAGGCTATGGTGGTGGTGGACCAGGATATGGAAACCAAGGAGGTGGAtatggaggtggtggtggaggatATGATGGTTACAATGAAGGAGGAAATTTTGGAGGTAACTATGGTGGTGGTGGGAACTATAATGATTTTGGAAATTACAGTGGACAATAGCAATCAAATTATGGACCCATGAAAGGGGGGCAGTTTTGGTGGAAGAAGCTCGGGCAGTCCCTATGGTGGTGGTTATGGCTCTGGTGGTGGAAGTGGTGGATATGGTAGCAGAAGGTTCtaaaaaattttcagaagaaaagggCTACAGTTCTTAgcaggagagagagcgaggagtTGTCAGGAAAGTTGCAGGTTACTTTGAGACAGTCGTCCCAAATGCATTAGAGGAACTGTAAAAATCTGCCACAGAAGGAACGATGATCCATAGTCAGAAAAGTTACTGCAGCTTAAACAGGAAACCCTTCTTGTTCAGGACTGTCATAGCCACAGTTTGCAAAAAGTGCAGCTATTGATTAATGCAATGTAGTGTCAATTAGATGTACATTcctgaggtcttttatctgttgtagctttgtctttttctttttcttttcattatatcagGTATATTGCCCTGTAAATTGTGGTAGTGGTACCaggaataaaaaattaaggaatttttaacttttcaaaaaaaaaaaaacttatcaaactcataCCCCAAAAATAAACagtccagttaagaaatgggctgaagacatgaatagacaccttttaaaaaagacatccagatagctaactgacacatgaaaagatattcaacctcactcaccatcagggaaatagagatcaaaaccacaatgaggtaccatcTCACACAGATCaggatagctaaaattaacaacacaagaaacaacaaatgttggggaggacggagacaaagaagaacactcttgcactgttggtgggaatgcaaactggtgcagccactctggaaaacagtatggaggttcctcaacatgttaaaaatagagctaccctatagtCTAGCAATTATATtactatttacccaaaggatacaaaaaacacagaattgaaaggatacatgcacccccatgCTTACAGCAGCATTGTCAACAATAGTGAAACTATTAAGAAAGCCTAAATgtccgatgaatggataaagaaggtggggtatatatataaaggaaaaaaaaaaaaagaaatcttgccctCTACAATGACATAAATGGCACTAGtgtacattatgctaagtgaaataagtcagagaaagacaaagatcatatgatctcgctcatatgtggaaagaaaacagatgaacatattagaatggggaaaagaaaaaaagggagagagggaaacaagccataagaaaTTCTTagcaacagagaacaaactgagggttgctggagggaggtggctgggggatgggctagatgggtgatgggtattaagcagGGCACTTATTATGATAGGCACTGAAGGTTGTAtgtgagtgatgaatcactgaattctactccagaaaccaatattgcactgtatggtaactacctaaaatttaaattaaaaaaaaaaaagaaaaagaaaaaagaaaggaaattgaaggagacaccaGAATTGGCACAATCTAAGAAACCCTGAATTAAAGTTTAGGTTTAACTGtaggttgttttctttcttactgatTCTAGACCCGTGAACCAGAAGTGAGTTACTTCCTTTAATGTCGGAGATGAGAAAGATGGTGGGATGTTTTAAGGGCCCATGAGAAATAAATCTGAATGCAATGTCTTGTGCTCTTGTGTTTCTAGAAAGTTACTTAAGAGTTTGGTTGTAATTTAATGCAAATGAATGGATGATGGGATAGGGAAAATGCAAGAATCAACAGAAAAGAGCCATGTGTTGTTTTGGGAGGGGACAGTAGTAGTTCTTTGACTATCACCTTAtcagcatttttaagaaattggctaTCTTCATTGCTCATAGTGAGGATGGCTTTTCTGTTATTTATCATACTGATAAAATCACTAGGAGAACGAACATAGACTATGAAGGAGTTCTTTGCAGGTACCGTTTCAATTAAAATGCAGACCtcaactattattttaaaaacttataccCGCATTATGCATCAATTTGCATATAACCAATTAAGTCAGCACTAACACCTCCAGGTTTAATCaccttttctttatatataaaattatactatTGGACATATGGGTACCAAGAATTTATTGAAGAAATCAAGCTTATGTTCATAATACACTGATACTCAAGAAATACCACATAATACTCTCAGGTCATCAAATATTTTTCAACCTCTCTGAACAGAAAGATGCCAATAGTGTTAACCGGCCACACTTTAAAAGCTTCTTGATATTTATTGACACTATTATTTATTGTGATGACCTTAAATATAAAGATCCATATACTCTGTTACCTTATTTGTAACTGTTAACAGTAtacacactgggtatagagatggGCTGCATACATCATATATTTATGATAGACCATTCTATGTATTATATGAATATTTGTAGATAAAGTAATGTTGAGAATATTTAGGAACtattaaatttttctataaatttcagGTCTTATAAAACAAATGCTAGTAAATACAAAGAGTACTTGTAGATCTATTTTAAGAGATTTACAATGCTAGAGAACTATATTTTGACTAGTCATTGTATTTCAAACTGTAAGTAAATGTTGGTTTTTGTCCTGAAGAGTAAATTGTATTTGAGTAAAGCCACACTGTGATTCAGAAAAATACCTAATATGGGCATGcaacattttatttcctaatacagttaaaatgaaatttttgagaCACAAtaatctaaattttctttttcattaacatattaTTCTGATACCCATACCAATGTGGTCTATTGGATAACTATCTACTCCTAGAATTAAGGCAGGCTAGAAGAtagttgattttatttaattatctatCAGTTCTTTCTCGAATGTGAATATATtctcaaaattcaaaaaataaaagtatgaatgTCCTTTAAGTGCTTTAGTGCCAACACAACATGAATAGAACTAGAATATGGCCTTGAGCATTACTGCTAAGTAAATCAAAACTCCTGTGTCTGAGCAatccttagaagaaaaaaaaagtatactaaaaagtatattttagaagcagaaggaaagaagtcGCAGCACAACAATGAACAAAGTGATCCTTTTTGATAAATTTGGAATATTTACTAATATTCCGAACTATCCAGAGGAAACAAAATACATCGTTTTTAAAAACAATGCCCTCAAAATTAGATAGCACTTTGCCTCTTTCTGATTACATCTGGCACTTAAATTGCACCTGTgaatttctttctcaaaattttagaaattatcttCTGATATAAATTCCTTGATTGTGACTACAAATATTTGGAATAATACCTAGCAGTGTTGAACCAAGAGCAGATGGGAAGTAATTACTCTGAGCTTGGTTGTGTAAAAATTAAAGAAGTGGCAAGAAGTGAGTTAGAGATGCAAACATTATGTCAAATTCTCTGAAATTGACCAATTCTCTGACACTGATTTGTCCTCAAGGTTTCATCTTGaagttttactttgaaataattcttatctttcaGAGATGATTCAATCAAATAGTATAAGATTCAGAACACAGCACAACcttataataattaaaaccaaTACAATACACAACTTAGTATTAGATGTTTGatgtgtgctttttatttttcttatggcGTAAGTGCCCACTTACTATGAGACTACGTTACCGCAGTATTTCTGACACCATCATTGAAATATTAACCTCCTATAATTAAAGAGtccttttaaaaaagctttcacatggaattttatttcctctagtaaaaataatagaaatttaattttagataCAGGCCTCTGCTGGTTAATTTAAAAACCAGTTAATTTTCCTCTCTAGCAAGTCCTAGATTTTCTAAATTtatcacacaatttttttttaaattaggcttTATTTGATGTCCATAATAAATTGCCTTGGTATGTTATCATTTAATTAACTCATAATAAGTACACTCTGTATCACATTGTCCTTTCAAAGCCAGAAAACCATAAAGCCTACTGGCTTCGTATACATATGTTTTC
Protein-coding regions in this window:
- the LOC131833701 gene encoding heterogeneous nuclear ribonucleoprotein A3-like, with amino-acid sequence MEGHDPKEPEQLRKLFIGGLSFETTDDSLREHFEKWGTLTDCVVMRHPQTKRSRGFGFVTYSCVEEVDAAMCARPHKVDGHVVEPKRAVSREDSVKPGAHLTVKKIFVGGIKEDTEEYNLRDYFEKYGKIETIEVMEDRQSGKKRGFAFVTFDDHDTVDKIVVQKYHTINGHNCEVKKALCKQEMQSAGSQRGRGDGSGNFMGRGGNFGGGGNFGSGGNFGGRGGYSGGGGGSRGSYGGGDGVYNEFGGDGGNYGGGPGYSSRGGYGGGGPGYGNQGGGYGGGGGGYDGYNEGGNFGGNYGGGGNYNDFGNYSGQ